The following coding sequences are from one Candidatus Zixiibacteriota bacterium window:
- a CDS encoding transthyretin-like family protein, with amino-acid sequence MRDIEVQLWDKDWDFDDLLAVTTTNDDGDFSFDTVSNIDYGGAYGQDIYLKIFAHNDAGFVTTNTILLTKWYTVKEPVIQDVSSGTYDYGTFVTNLGTSGAFHIVDRLLDGYRMWLDSTFIIREDIGGCPVYLDDSCGSYYTSPPLTADYLVIDTSDYSLLRAPDTYDDHVILHEHGHWVGSHCLDVFDESSGGPHTWSGKYSPALAASEGFAHFWSSVVRGDASGKNWWLNFALYRETNVENGEHGWDGTYSNSANNYGDSCEAAVAGILWDICDPDSDDYDSFGDFSFPRGPADDIGDSLSDGFQSILSALLDDDVLGHRPDNMGEFWDVWVGPPSLGNKQKVADIYYEHGDSTRSCCYGIRGNVDGDLWDQIDINDLLYLVDFMFTGGPEAPCWEEANLRADDSTIDISDLVWLVDYMFTGGPAPHSCYDKKLQTD; translated from the coding sequence ATGAGAGATATTGAGGTTCAATTATGGGACAAGGATTGGGATTTTGATGATCTATTGGCGGTGACAACGACGAACGATGATGGTGACTTTTCATTCGATACAGTTTCTAACATCGACTATGGTGGTGCCTACGGCCAAGACATCTATCTCAAGATCTTCGCCCACAATGACGCCGGATTTGTGACGACCAACACCATATTGCTGACAAAGTGGTACACAGTCAAAGAACCAGTTATTCAGGATGTAAGTAGTGGTACCTACGATTACGGCACTTTCGTGACGAACCTCGGCACCAGCGGAGCTTTTCACATTGTAGATCGATTATTGGACGGCTATCGTATGTGGCTCGACAGCACGTTTATTATTAGAGAGGACATCGGAGGTTGCCCTGTCTATCTGGACGACAGTTGCGGCAGTTATTATACCAGTCCTCCGCTCACGGCAGATTACCTCGTGATCGACACTTCAGACTACTCTCTATTGAGAGCACCCGATACATATGATGATCATGTCATCCTCCATGAGCACGGTCACTGGGTGGGAAGTCATTGCCTTGATGTCTTCGATGAGAGTTCCGGCGGGCCACATACATGGAGCGGAAAATACTCACCGGCGCTTGCGGCTTCAGAAGGGTTTGCGCATTTCTGGTCGTCTGTTGTAAGGGGGGATGCTTCCGGTAAGAACTGGTGGCTGAATTTCGCCCTATACCGGGAGACAAATGTTGAAAATGGTGAACATGGGTGGGATGGTACTTACAGTAACTCCGCCAACAATTACGGCGATAGTTGCGAAGCGGCGGTTGCCGGAATTCTCTGGGATATCTGTGATCCTGATAGCGACGACTACGATAGTTTTGGCGATTTCAGCTTCCCCCGTGGTCCGGCCGATGATATCGGGGACAGCCTGTCGGACGGGTTTCAGAGCATTCTGTCCGCGCTGCTCGATGATGACGTGCTTGGTCATCGCCCGGACAATATGGGTGAATTCTGGGATGTCTGGGTCGGTCCACCATCGTTGGGTAACAAGCAGAAGGTGGCTGACATATACTATGAACACGGCGATTCGACCCGGAGTTGTTGCTACGGTATTCGTGGCAACGTAGACGGCGATCTCTGGGATCAAATCGATATTAATGACCTCCTGTATCTTGTCGATTTCATGTTCACGGGCGGCCCGGAAGCGCCGTGCTGGGAGGAGGCTAACCTGAGGGCTGATGATTCAACCATAGATATCTCGGATCTCGTTTGGTTGGTCGACTATATGTTCACCGGTGGACCGGCGCCGCACTCGTGCTACGACAAGAAACTCCAGACTGACTAA